The following nucleotide sequence is from Flavobacteriales bacterium.
TGCTTCGCAAAGTTTGGCGGTTATACAAGAGTTGAATTTAAACCCCGAAATTATTAATGTAAACGGAGGTGCCATTGCTTTAGGGCATCCGTTGGGATGCACAGGAGCAAAGCTCTCCATCCAACTTTTAAACGAAATGAAACGCCGAAATCAAAGATATGGCATTGTAACAGCTTGTATTGGCGGGGGACAGGGTATTGCCGTGGTTTATGAGCGATTGTAGATTTTTTTTTGAACGCATCGAATATCTTGTAAGCTCAACTTGACCCTTTTCAAATTCACGAGATAGAATATTCCAACAGTATCGGGTTGTCCAACAATATGTCATAAATCATGAAAATATCCCGCGTTTTCTCCTTGGTTCGATTTATCTTTTGCTAGAACAAGTACGTAACCAGATATTATATAAATCACCACGACAAACACCAACCCCCCTAAACCTAAAATGTATAGACACATGCTATCAAAAAGAACATTTATTAGGATAAAAGGATAGAATTGTACACTTACACTTAGCCCCTTCAATCCCAAAACGTGCATTTTTTTTGATACCATTGCTACTGCTAATATTATTGCCGAAGAACTTATTATTATCCATAAGTTGGTATTAGTTTGAACGGCTAAGGCGTAAATTGAGGTAACGCAAATAGCCGCCGCAGGAGTTGGTAACCCGATGAAATTTACAGAAGGTTCTAGGGTATTAAATTTGGCAAGTCTGTA
It contains:
- a CDS encoding CDP-alcohol phosphatidyltransferase family protein, with the translated sequence MIPILFTATNLILGSYLIIYTLKSDIEINQLFILMGVCLLSDLLDGKMARVFKKSGELGKQLDSLADLVSFGLFPTILLYEYLQSHAPIGGVCVAILPVFYLIAAWYRLAKFNTLEPSVNFIGLPTPAAAICVTSIYALAVQTNTNLWIIISSSAIILAVAMVSKKMHVLGLKGLSVSVQFYPFILINVLFDSMCLYILGLGGLVFVVVIYIISGYVLVLAKDKSNQGENAGYFHDL